TCCAATTAGCCGCGGTCAGTTACCATGACTAGTTAGAATGTGCGGTCAGTTACCGTGAAGGTTAGTTTTAGGGTGTGggtgtggagggttaggtttagactgcattccatggggttagggttagtcacccccCTCGGAAGGTTAGCgttagactgggggggggggggaggcctaggttataggcagcagggatgggggggttagggtgaggcacctattgggtgggggggttagggttaggcaccaaggggaggAGGTTAGGACTAGACTGCCGGGAGGGTTAGAGAATTAGGGAGAGTGGGGAATACCCCTTACTCACCCGTCAGCTTACTAACAATCTGGAACCTGGCGTCGGTATTACGAACACTAGGATTCCAAGCGCCGGCTAATCATACTGATCCatatttaactatatatatatatttaactatatatatatatttaactatatatatatatatatatatatatatatatatatttaactatatatatatatatatatatatatatatacaggttgagtatcccatatccaaatattccgaaatacggaatattccgaaatacggacttttttgagtgagagtgaaatagtgaaacctttgttttttgatggctcaatgtacacaaactttgtttaatacacaaagttattaataatattgtattaaatgaccttcaggctgtgtgtataaggtgtatatgaaacataaatgatttgtgtgaatgtacacacactttgtttaatgcacaaagttataaaaaatattgtctaaaatgaccttcaggctgtgtataaggtgtatatgtaacataaatgcattctgtgcttagacttaggtcccatcaccatgatatctcattatggtatgcaattattccaaaatacggaaaaatcccatatccaaaatacctctggtcccaaacattttggataagggatactcaacctgtgtatatttatatatatatatatatatatatatatatatatatatatatatatataataaggctCATCACCGACGGATAGTTTAAGTCATCGTAACATCCACAGTGCATTCTGGACCCAATATGCACGTCTGTCACACTGGCCCAAATGTATTGAGCCTTAACAAGAGAGAAAGTtaggaatctgattggctggtcatttatcactttttATCGGTCTCTACTTTATCTTTTGTTAAGGCTTAATTCATCTGGGCCTATATCTCTTACCTGGACTCCTGGCACAGCTGGAGGAGCAACAGACAGCTGTGCATTGTGCCTGCACACCTGTGGCCGGGGAGAGTCTCCTTTGGTGTTTCTAGCCAGAGCAACTACTGACAAGAGTTCAGCTGATAGGAAAGGCTGGGAGTGTGTGTTAATATTGGAGGCATCTAGGGAGCAGGCGGTGTGCTTTGGAGATTAGCAGAGTGACTAAAAAATGTATTCAAACATCTATACATATCAGAGAGCATTTAGTGTGTGATTCTCATAAGCACAGGCAGAATCAAGCCTTAGTGCCACTTACATTGGAAACCTGTTACCAGCAACAATATTCTTGGAACAGTTTGAGGCCTTTACACGTTGTACTGTACTTTTTGGCGAAACAGTGGTACATGAAAGTATTATTATGCTATTTTACAATCTTTATTTAGTTCTCTTTGTTTTTCCTAGAACACGATGTCGAAAAGCTGGTCCCACTTCCTTTTCAGAAAAGAGCGTAGCTGATGTGGCAGCAGTCTTCCGACTGAAAGCATATTGTCTTCCTTGTAAACAAGCATTAGTTTCAGACGCTAGCATTGCAAAACACATTGAAAAAACTAATCACAAAGTAAAAGTAATCTCATCTATAGAGCAATCCATTCAGGCATTTTGCTACATCAATGAAGGAAATAAAACCCCTTCTGACTACTGCTTCTTGGCCACAAATGCCAGACTAAAGCCTTGCATGCTTAAGAGAACTTTAAGTGACTGTAACGATCCAAGAGACACACTAAAGTGTAAGACACGAAACGAAAATATTAATGGCTGTCCTGCAATAAAGAGGAACAGTAATGCAGtcacagcatggttttgtgaatgtCATCAGCAATTTTCAACTGAGCATGCTGCTGGAAAACATATAATGATAGCCAATAGGATCTCTCACAAATGTTTGGTCTGCGGCAAGCTTGCTGAAGACTTGGGCATTATTCACCTGCATATGAGCAGATtccatgggggagcacatttaaacAATTTCCGCTTTTGGTGCCAAATATGCAGTATTGAACTAACAAGAATAGAACAGGTGATGGCACATGTTTCAGACTGCCATGGAGGTCATTCATTTTACTACGAACAAGAAGTGTTGGAGGAGTTATCCACATCTTCACAGACACAATATCCACGTGAAATACCTGACAAAGAAACAccatcgtcgtcgtcgtcatcccAACAGTGTGAAGGCATGTGGCAATGCCACATTTGCGAAGAGATGTTTGATTTGGAAGACAGTGTTCAAAAACACTGCAAGTCCCTGAACATCCATCAgttccacaaatactgctgtgacaCCTGTAACAAACGCTTTCACAAACTAGAAACATTACTCAGACATTGTCAACTTCAACATGACGGAACCATCAAGGTGAAATATTTTTGTGGCCTTTGTGAAGATCTCCACTTTGATCAAGAGAATGACTTTCTGGCCCACTATGAGAGCTTCCACAGTTTGGATTATGGATTTGTGCCAAATCAGAGTCAGTCCCCTTCTAAAAGTCCAGAAGTGTCATCAACAACCGTCATTGGGAACGAAAACTCTCTGACATGTGGCTGTCTAGTAAATTATCCTAACAAAGCACAAAGAAAAGAAAGCAACAGCCTCTGTTTGGTTAAATTGTTTGCAACAGGCAAATTGTGGTATAGTTGCTGTTTATGTTCCGCAACAGACCAAACACGTGAAGGCCTAAGTAGCCATTGCTGTAAGCAAAGTCAAGAGTCTAGCAGTAAGAATTTTGTTGTAAAGTGCAGCATATGTTCCAAGTCTTTTACCTGTGCAAGCGGAGCCCAAAGCCATTATCACACCCTGCACTGTTTTCTGGAAAAACCCTGCATTAACAATCTTTTTGGAACCTGCGGTACCAGCAATGAGGTGTTTCAGTTTACCGCCAGTGGTTCATGTGTAAATAAAAAGCCAGGAGACGCTGTCCATACCAAAAGGCCGCATTTTGAGGCTCAAGGCAGATCTCTAGCAGTCTCAACTGGGAAGTGTGCTTCACCATCTGCGCAGTGCAAAACAGATGTGAAAACCTTGGACCCACAACATGCTGATATAGGTATTTTACTCTTTTTACCTTGCAGATATGATTGTTTTTACCTATTGTGAAAAATACATTTTGTTTAGCACTCTAACCAGTCCATTCACAATAACACTATAATGCCCTAGTGCTGGAAACCACATTCAAATTATTACATTAGCTGTTTAATTCAGGTTAGGATTCGCTCCTGAGCAGTGTCATCAGTGCAGGTCTTCATCTATTCCCATTGCCATGGTGAATAAGTAATGCATCCTGGTGACCTAAGGAACGCCACTGTATCCTCAGTTTCCTGCACCAGAACTCCTGATAGCTTCATCTCTAGGTTCTGCCCAAAGTATTAGTAAcacagttcagctatgctgaatgaAGTGTATGAAGGAGAAAAATATTTTTATTGGAAACAGTCTATCAGTGGCCAGGCATGGATTAATGTAGTAATTTCCTGGTAATGGAATCTGCCAACATGTCAGCCTATTAATATTTGTGATACCTATTTTGAAAtattgtgataataaaacagaatCCTGAAACGATTCGAGAAACCAATGGAGATATTTTAAgtaatttttatttttctttaattgTAAGATTTTTGCTTAGGGACTCCAAAAGTATCGACCACAAAATCTGTACCTCCGAACATCAAGCCAGAAGTGGAAGCAGTAGAAATACAACCCATGGATACAGGTACCCCTTTGCTTTGAAAGTGTATAAAGTTAACAAATGCACATTTTGCTGGTTAAACTCTTACTGGAAAGTAATTTAGTTGCAATGGCTTACAGACTACCAAGAAACTGCTTTTTGCGTTCAAAGCACGCAGGCCATTTTCACGTAGTAATTGTAAACCTTGGTTTAGTTTTCCTGCTTTTCATTCAGATGCCTTCCAGATCTTAAAATGCTGGTATTTGATGGAACTCACTGTTCTAACACTAAATCCTGCGTGTTATTACCTCTGGCTACCCTTTTTCACAGAGTCCTCCAGAGCCACCAATGTTAAGACTTACTAAAGCTTCTGATAATAAAAAGTGGTGTTGTCGCTCTTAACATCCAATTAGAGTCTATCATTTTTTCAGATGCAGCagggaaatgatagctagaatctggttgctatgggcaatacagacacttttcaattttagaagctaCAGTAAATCTACACCCAGGAATACTACTCTGCTTTACTGTGCAGCCGCCCTGGTTCATAATGGCAGCGGTATATTGTCCTTACTCTGTCCTTCCCAGCACGTGTGAATGAGGTCTTGCAGGGGAGAGGCATTGTCACCACACCTCTACTTAAATCATCTGATGCCTCCTATTACTATGTTTTCTAGT
The Pseudophryne corroboree isolate aPseCor3 chromosome 4, aPseCor3.hap2, whole genome shotgun sequence DNA segment above includes these coding regions:
- the ZNF451 gene encoding E3 SUMO-protein ligase ZNF451 isoform X1, whose protein sequence is MDSDESSEEIEMQMKEDDCDEKDIEFISEGHLRPVLECIDLVSSDDDSPVLNRKPKDHIDRQKERVASTLERLARHVEVEKQMKAEKNKAFQEKLNFQHAHGLQELEFTKDLPGANAAKVCVNQWLKMPGLKPGNVSASRRNVTSCREHVTMNSQPITCPVMHCKRKFDNGQLLLGHLKRFDHSPCDPTIFLHGACKTSYACHLCCLRFASITEYNNHLSAKAELADGHERNLPPLVIQCFACPSCFLLFYQRDECLKHMSASNHFVHTIVFKDTKGVPCPIPIPSFAKKVLIALCKDIPFQIVCTSCRRELRSHVELTAHFRTRCRKAGPTSFSEKSVADVAAVFRLKAYCLPCKQALVSDASIAKHIEKTNHKVKVISSIEQSIQAFCYINEGNKTPSDYCFLATNARLKPCMLKRTLSDCNDPRDTLKCKTRNENINGCPAIKRNSNAVTAWFCECHQQFSTEHAAGKHIMIANRISHKCLVCGKLAEDLGIIHLHMSRFHGGAHLNNFRFWCQICSIELTRIEQVMAHVSDCHGGHSFYYEQEVLEELSTSSQTQYPREIPDKETPSSSSSSQQCEGMWQCHICEEMFDLEDSVQKHCKSLNIHQFHKYCCDTCNKRFHKLETLLRHCQLQHDGTIKVKYFCGLCEDLHFDQENDFLAHYESFHSLDYGFVPNQSQSPSKSPEVSSTTVIGNENSLTCGCLVNYPNKAQRKESNSLCLVKLFATGKLWYSCCLCSATDQTREGLSSHCCKQSQESSSKNFVVKCSICSKSFTCASGAQSHYHTLHCFLEKPCINNLFGTCGTSNEVFQFTASGSCVNKKPGDAVHTKRPHFEAQGRSLAVSTGKCASPSAQCKTDVKTLDPQHADIDFCLGTPKVSTTKSVPPNIKPEVEAVEIQPMDTGLEETELPDLEFLLTMTHIVFVDLDNWPQFFTRLPGHLNQGIFIWGFQGGKNIWKPPINCKIFMHLSYTGCFFLHPRCCDRKDAADFAICMHAGRLDEQLPKQIPFSILSGDKGFLELQNQFKKTQRPAHILNPHHLDGEMMCALLNSISETAQEKDDADIEMNSVEQDEEANMEEAIRRSLVEM
- the ZNF451 gene encoding E3 SUMO-protein ligase ZNF451 isoform X3, whose amino-acid sequence is MDSDESSEEIEMQMKEDDCDEKDIEFISRKPKDHIDRQKERVASTLERLARHVEVEKQMKAEKNKAFQEKLNFQHAHGLQELEFTKDLPGANAAKVCVNQWLKMPGLKPGNVSASRRNVTSCREHVTMNSQPITCPVMHCKRKFDNGQLLLGHLKRFDHSPCDPTIFLHGACKTSYACHLCCLRFASITEYNNHLSAKAELADGHERNLPPLVIQCFACPSCFLLFYQRDECLKHMSASNHFVHTIVFKDTKGVPCPIPIPSFAKKVLIALCKDIPFQIVCTSCRRELRSHVELTAHFRTRCRKAGPTSFSEKSVADVAAVFRLKAYCLPCKQALVSDASIAKHIEKTNHKVKVISSIEQSIQAFCYINEGNKTPSDYCFLATNARLKPCMLKRTLSDCNDPRDTLKCKTRNENINGCPAIKRNSNAVTAWFCECHQQFSTEHAAGKHIMIANRISHKCLVCGKLAEDLGIIHLHMSRFHGGAHLNNFRFWCQICSIELTRIEQVMAHVSDCHGGHSFYYEQEVLEELSTSSQTQYPREIPDKETPSSSSSSQQCEGMWQCHICEEMFDLEDSVQKHCKSLNIHQFHKYCCDTCNKRFHKLETLLRHCQLQHDGTIKVKYFCGLCEDLHFDQENDFLAHYESFHSLDYGFVPNQSQSPSKSPEVSSTTVIGNENSLTCGCLVNYPNKAQRKESNSLCLVKLFATGKLWYSCCLCSATDQTREGLSSHCCKQSQESSSKNFVVKCSICSKSFTCASGAQSHYHTLHCFLEKPCINNLFGTCGTSNEVFQFTASGSCVNKKPGDAVHTKRPHFEAQGRSLAVSTGKCASPSAQCKTDVKTLDPQHADIDFCLGTPKVSTTKSVPPNIKPEVEAVEIQPMDTGLEETELPDLEFLLTMTHIVFVDLDNWPQFFTRLPGHLNQGIFIWGFQGGKNIWKPPINCKIFMHLSYTGCFFLHPRCCDRKDAADFAICMHAGRLDEQLPKQIPFSILSGDKGFLELQNQFKKTQRPAHILNPHHLDGEMMCALLNSISETAQEKDDADIEMNSVEQDEEANMEEAIRRSLVEM
- the ZNF451 gene encoding E3 SUMO-protein ligase ZNF451 isoform X2 gives rise to the protein MDSDESSEEIEMQMKEDDCDEKDIEFISEGHLRPVLECIDLVSSDDDSPVLNRKPKDHIDRQKERVASTLERLARHVEVEKQMKAEKNKAFQEKLNFQHAHGLQELEFTKDLPGANAAKVCVNQWLKMPGLKPGNVSASRRNVTSCREHVTMNSQPITCPVMHCKRKFDNGQLLLGHLKRFDHSPCDPTIFLHGACKTSYACHLCCLRFASITEYNNHLSAKAELADGHERNLPPLVIQCFACPSCFLLFYQRDECLKHMSASNHFVHTIVFKDTKGVPCPIPIPSFAKKVLIALCKDIPFQIVCTSCRRELRSHVELTAHFRTRCRKAGPTSFSEKSVADVAAVFRLKAYCLPCKQALVSDASIAKHIEKTNHKVKVISSIEQSIQAFCYINEGNKTPSDYCFLATNARLKPCMLKRTLSDCNDPRDTLKCKTRNENINGCPAIKRNSNAVTAWFCECHQQFSTEHAAGKHIMIANRISHKCLVCGKLAEDLGIIHLHMSRFHGGAHLNNFRFWCQICSIELTRIEQVMAHVSDCHGGHSFYYEQEVLEELSTSSQTQYPREIPDKETPSSSSSSQQCEGMWQCHICEEMFDLEDSVQKHCKSLNIHQFHKYCCDTCNKRFHKLETLLRHCQLQHDGTIKVKYFCGLCEDLHFDQENDFLAHYESFHSLDYGFVPNQSQSPSKSPEVSSTTVIGNENSLTCGCLVNYPNKAQRKESNSLCLVKLFATGKLWYSCCLCSATDQTREGLSSHCCKQSQESSSKNFVVKCSICSKSFTCASGAQSHYHTLHCFLEKPCINNLFGTCGTSNEVFQFTASGSCVNKKPGDAVHTKRPHFEAQGRSLAVSTGKCASPSAQCKTDVKTLDPQHADIGTPKVSTTKSVPPNIKPEVEAVEIQPMDTGLEETELPDLEFLLTMTHIVFVDLDNWPQFFTRLPGHLNQGIFIWGFQGGKNIWKPPINCKIFMHLSYTGCFFLHPRCCDRKDAADFAICMHAGRLDEQLPKQIPFSILSGDKGFLELQNQFKKTQRPAHILNPHHLDGEMMCALLNSISETAQEKDDADIEMNSVEQDEEANMEEAIRRSLVEM